The following is a genomic window from Pseudomonas lurida.
GAGACAATGGCAGAACTGGCGTCGCCAAGTGACGGCAGGTCGTCAGCGAAGCCTGGGGAGGCCAGCAGGCAAGCCAGCGTCAGCAGGGTAGGGCGCAAAAAAGTCATGCACAGAGCCTTTCGACAAAGAGCTTACTGTAGCCGGACACTGAGCTTCGGACCAGATATTCTAAGCAACCCAAACGCGTGTCCGGAGTAAAAACATGACCGACGCTGTAGCCTTTGATGCCGAACTCGATGCCAGTGGTCTCAATTGCCCTTTGCCCTTGCTCAAGGCCAAGCTGGAGCTCAATCGTTTGGCCAGTGGCGCAGTACTCAAGGTGATCGCTACGGACGCGGGCTCCCAGCGTGATTTCCGTACGTTTGCCAAGCTGGCCGGCCACACCCTGTTGCATGAAGAAGACGTCGCCGGTGTGTACCGTTACTGGTTGCGCAAGGCCTGAACCGTTTGCCCCATCACCCGAGGTTGATTGATGTTCAAAGTGTTACGAGACTGGATTCAGCGCTACTTCTCCGATGAGGAGGCCGTTGTGCTGGCGGTCCTGCTGTTCCTGGCCTTTACAGCCGTGCTCACCTTGGGTGGCATGTTGGCGCCGGTATTGGCCGGGATGGTGCTGGCCTACCTGATGCAGGGCCTGGTGACGACGCTGGAACGCTTGCGCCTGCCGGGCGGGGTCGCGGTGGGGCTGGTGTTCGCCTTGTTCATGAGCCTGTTGGTGCTGTTTATCGTGGTGGTATTGCCACTGCTATGGCACCAACTGATCACGCTGTTCAATGAGTTGCCGGGCATGCTCGCCAAGTGGCAGTCGCTGTTGCTGCTGTTGCCGGAGCGTTATCCGCACCTGGTGTCGGACGAGCAGGTGTTGCAAGCCATCGACGTGGCGCGCGGCGAGATCGGAAAGTTCGGCCAGTGGGCGCTGACCTTTTCCCTGTCCAGCCTGCCGCTGCTGGTCAACATCATGATCTACCTGGTGCTGGTGCCGATCCTGGTGTTTTTCTTCCTCAAGGACCGCGCCATGATCGGGCGTTGGGTGCGTGGCTACTTGCCGCGCGAGAGGGCGCTGATCACTCGCGTGGCCGAAGAGATGAACCGACAGATCGCCAACTACATCCGTGGCAAGGTCATCGAGATCATTATCTGCGGAGGCGTGACCTATATCGCCTTTATTGCCCTGGACCTGAACTACGCAGCCTTGCTGGCTTTGCTTGTAGGGATTTCGGTCGTGGTCCCGTATGTCGGCGCCGTGGTGGTGACCGTGCCCGTGACGTTGATCGCCTTGTTCCAGTGGGGGTGGAGCGACCAGTTCATTTACCTGATGGCGGTGTACGGGATCATCCAGACCCTGGATGGCAACGTGCTGGTGCCGTTGCTGTTCTCGGAGGCGGTCAACCTGCATCCGGTAGCGATCATCTGCGCAGTGCTGCTGTTTGGTGGGCTGTGGGGGTTCTGGGGCGTGTTCTTTGCGATCCCGCTGGCGACGCTGTTCAAGGCGGTGCTGGATGCGTGGCCACGGCAAGAGCCGGTAGTTGCACCGCTGTTGTAGTGAGCGGGGCAAGCCCGCTCACTGCACTGGTCAGCGTTTCAAGCCTTGTTCAAAGCCTGCGCCGCGGCCAGAACGGCATCCACGTGCCCCGGCACTTTCACGCCACGCCATTCCTGGCGCAGCACACCTTCGCTGTCGATCAGGAAGGTGCTGCGATCCACGCCCAGGTATTCCTTGCCGTACAGCTTCTTCAACTTGATCACATCAAACAGCTGGCAAACCGCTTCATCCTTGTCGCTGATCAGCTCGAAGGGGAATTCCTGCTTGCCCTTGAAGTTTTCGTGGGACTTCACGCTGTCTCGCGACACGCCGAACACTTCGGTGTTGGCTGCCTTGAATGCTGCATATTGGTCGCGAAAGCCCTGGCCTTCGGTGGTGCAGCCTGGCGTGCTGTCCTTCGGGTAGAAGTAGATCACCACTTGCTTGCCCTTGAGGGCGGCGAGGCTGAAGGTCTGGCCGCTGGTGGCCTGGGCTTCGAAATCGGCTACGGGTTTGTCGATGACTACTGCCATGAAAACTTCCTTACATTGGGTTCTGTGGGCGCCATGGCTCGATCAAGGCGTCGAGGTTCAGGGCATCGGCGAAATCCAGGAACTGATCGCGCAGCCAGCTGATCTGCACGCCAGCCGGCAAGGTCACGGTAAAGGTGGCGTTCAACATGGTGCCGCCGGTTTGCGGAGCCTGGTAGGTGTCGCAGGTCAGGTTCTCCAACTCGACGTTATGGTCGATGAAGAACTGGCATAGCTCGTTGACGATGTCCGAGCGGTAGGCCGAACTGACATACGCCACATACGGCAGGGCCTGGGGACGATTCTCCAGGGCCGCACTGCGCACTACATTGACGGTGAAGTCATGCTTCTTGGCCAGGCCCGGCAGGCCGGTTTCCAGGCGCGCCAGGGCATCCCAGGTGCCGGAGATCTGCAGGACCAGCGCGCTGCACTCGCCATGGCGGGTCAGGCGGGAGGTCACGACGGCGCAGCGGTTTTCATGGCTGGCGCGGCACAGGACGTTGGTCAGCTCCATGGGGTTGGCGCCGAGGGCACTGATAACAAGGAATTGTTCGCGAACTGTGGGGGTGGACATGCAGCCTTCCTAAAACGATGAGCGGTCGATACTGTGAGGGCCGTATCGATCAAAGGATGAAGGGTAGCGAAAACCGCCGCCAAGGGATAGGAGGTGGCGTTTTCATTGCGTGATCGGTCTGATTTCAGCGTGATTCAAGGCCTGCTTTTTCCCAATGATGGCATTGCCCGTCGTTTAGTTGCGCCAGAACGCATCCTCAGGCGGTACTTCGCTTGTGCAAGCATCTTGGCGCCAGTACCATTACGGCTCTCTTTTTCCGGCAGGAGCGGTTGCATGATTGCGGGCAGTATGGTGGCACTGGTCACACCCATGGATGCACAAGGTCATCTCGACTGGGACAGCCTGGGCAAACTGGTGGACTTCCACCTGCAAGAAGGCACCAATGCCATCGTGGCGGTCGGCACCACAGGTGAATCGGCCACCCTCGATGTGGAAGAACACATTCAGGTGATCGAATTCGTGGTCAAGCGGGTCGCGGGTCGTATTGCCGTGATCGCCGGTACCGGCGCCAACTCCACGCGTGAAGCGATCGAGCTGACCAAAAACGCCAAGAAGGCCGGTGCCGATGCCTGCCTGCTGGTGACGCCCTACTACAACAAGCCGACCCAGGAAGGCCTGTACCAGCACTTCCGCGCCATTGCCGAAGCGGTCGACATCCCGCAGATCCTCTATAACGTGCCGGGTCGTACCGCCTGCGATATGAAGGCCGACACCGTGATCCGCCTGTCCACCGTGCCGAACATCATCGGTATCAAGGAAGCC
Proteins encoded in this region:
- a CDS encoding peroxiredoxin; translation: MAVVIDKPVADFEAQATSGQTFSLAALKGKQVVIYFYPKDSTPGCTTEGQGFRDQYAAFKAANTEVFGVSRDSVKSHENFKGKQEFPFELISDKDEAVCQLFDVIKLKKLYGKEYLGVDRSTFLIDSEGVLRQEWRGVKVPGHVDAVLAAAQALNKA
- a CDS encoding sulfurtransferase TusA family protein, translated to MTDAVAFDAELDASGLNCPLPLLKAKLELNRLASGAVLKVIATDAGSQRDFRTFAKLAGHTLLHEEDVAGVYRYWLRKA
- a CDS encoding AI-2E family transporter, with protein sequence MFKVLRDWIQRYFSDEEAVVLAVLLFLAFTAVLTLGGMLAPVLAGMVLAYLMQGLVTTLERLRLPGGVAVGLVFALFMSLLVLFIVVVLPLLWHQLITLFNELPGMLAKWQSLLLLLPERYPHLVSDEQVLQAIDVARGEIGKFGQWALTFSLSSLPLLVNIMIYLVLVPILVFFFLKDRAMIGRWVRGYLPRERALITRVAEEMNRQIANYIRGKVIEIIICGGVTYIAFIALDLNYAALLALLVGISVVVPYVGAVVVTVPVTLIALFQWGWSDQFIYLMAVYGIIQTLDGNVLVPLLFSEAVNLHPVAIICAVLLFGGLWGFWGVFFAIPLATLFKAVLDAWPRQEPVVAPLL
- the dapA gene encoding 4-hydroxy-tetrahydrodipicolinate synthase; this translates as MIAGSMVALVTPMDAQGHLDWDSLGKLVDFHLQEGTNAIVAVGTTGESATLDVEEHIQVIEFVVKRVAGRIAVIAGTGANSTREAIELTKNAKKAGADACLLVTPYYNKPTQEGLYQHFRAIAEAVDIPQILYNVPGRTACDMKADTVIRLSTVPNIIGIKEATGDLQRAKDILAGVSSDFLVYSGDDATAVELILLGGKGNISVTANVVPRAMSQMCAAAIAGDAVTARAIHEKLMPLNKTLFIESNPIPVKWALTEMGMMPDGIRLPLTRLSDACHEPLRQALRQSGVLV
- a CDS encoding glycine cleavage system protein R; the protein is MSTPTVREQFLVISALGANPMELTNVLCRASHENRCAVVTSRLTRHGECSALVLQISGTWDALARLETGLPGLAKKHDFTVNVVRSAALENRPQALPYVAYVSSAYRSDIVNELCQFFIDHNVELENLTCDTYQAPQTGGTMLNATFTVTLPAGVQISWLRDQFLDFADALNLDALIEPWRPQNPM